Proteins found in one Hyla sarda isolate aHylSar1 chromosome 7, aHylSar1.hap1, whole genome shotgun sequence genomic segment:
- the LOC130281967 gene encoding uncharacterized protein LOC130281967 has product MAGCSSAGAAHSVPILPSGSSSMDQDILPLFEEAADAVGGEQGPLLPPTQSQFLTPALPLPSAPSLGPNSIPPPPPPPPPLPAVALLPAPVVSQPPRDRVDSGSVRRSRGSYSRSSSRGSGRSRRSRTAVSHHGCGRRCRRESRSRARSRRSRSSRWRSPSSSGESSWSSFSPDRRSHRRSGRRRKPRPARRSSREVDQPSAVATPAPVERVDPVPVPQSDPSSTPPVVPARTVPGLQEIVPDGRAGGSIVPSFGLGPSDRRLMPLLESSMAASTWTGHGKAWNEWCLLVSGRNVAECPRLRLEVTVDYLLSLRSANFSALVARRRLAGVSFYFRLLGWEDITKRFLIQQSLKGWQRTQVRKDLRRPVSYPLLVSLLQASVSCCTSNFEATLYSAAFCVAFFGALRVGELVPSSKRGPGGLLFDDVVSSNGVLQLRIRRSKTDQVGQGAWIRLQSVDGPACPVRAVAEYLLVRVSSVQFFTHSDGLPLSRYQFQTIFKRCLQWAGAPPSEFGTHSFRIGAATEASRAGLSVSDIQRIGQWRSACYAGYVRPELLL; this is encoded by the exons ATGGCAGGGTGCAGCTCTGCAGGAGCTGCACATAGTGTCCCCATTTTGCCTTCTGGTTCCAGCTCAATGGACCAGGATATTTTACCTTTATTTGAGGAGGCAGCTGATGCTGTTGGGGGGGAGCAGGGCCCGTTATTACCTCCTACCCAGTCACAATTTTTAACTCCTGCACTGCCTTTGCCCTCAGCTCCCAGTTTAGGTCCGAACTCCAtaccacctccccctcccccacccccaccattGCCGGCTGTTGCACTACTGCCGGCACCTGTAGTCAGCCAACCACCGCGTGACCGTGTAGATTCTGGGTCTGTGAGACGGTCCCGGGGGAGTTATTCTAGATCATCCTCCCGGGGTTCTGGCCGCTCCCGCAGGAGCAGAACCGCTGTGTCCCACCATGGGTGCGGTAGACGTTGTCGCCGGGAGTCTAGGAGCAGGGCTCGGTCCCGCAGGTCCCGTTCCTCCCGCTGGCGTTCGCCCTCTTCCTCGGGGGAGAGTTCCTGGAGCTCCTTCAGCCCGGACAGGAGGTCACACAGGCGGTCGGGCCGGAGGCGCAAGCCCAGACCTGCTCGTCGGTCGTCACGTGAAGTGGATCAGCCCAGTGCTGTGGCTACCCCTGCGCCTGTGGAGCGTGTGGATCCGGTTCCTGTGCCGCAGAGCGACCCATCTTCAACTCCTCCGGTAGTTCCTGCGCGGACGG TTCCAGGACTTCAGGAGATTGTGCCCGACGGCAGAGCTGGAGGGTCGATCGTGCCCTCCTTTGGTTTGGGGCCTAGTGACCGGAGATTGATGCCACTGCTGGAGTCCTCGATGGCGGCCTCCACATGGACCGGGCACGGTAAGGCGTGGAATGAGTGGTGTTTGTTGGTGTCTGGTCGAAATGTGGCGGAGTGCCCGCGTTTGAGATTAGAGGTTACTGTGGACTACTTACTTTCCTTGCGCTCTGCTAACTTTTCTGCTCTAGTGGCTCGGCGCAGGCTGGCGGGGGTCAGTTTTTATTTTCGGCTGCTGGGGTGGGAAGACATTACCAAACGTTTTTTGATTCAACAGTCGTTGAAGGGTTGGCAGCGAACACAGGTTCGCAAGGACTTGCGTCGTCCGGTGTCGTACCCTTTACTTGTCTCGCTGCTGCAGGCGTCAGTCAGCTGCTGTACTTCCAATTTTGAGGCTACGCTTTACTCCGCCGCTTTTTGTGTTGCTTTTTTCGGGGCCTTGCGGGTTGGGGAATTGGTTCCTTCCTCTAAACGGGGTCCTGGCGGTTTGCTTTTTGATGATGTGGTCTCCTCTAATGGGGTTTTGCAGCTACGTATCCGCCGTTCGAAAACCGATCAGGTGGGTCAGGGAGCCTGGATTCGTCTGCAATCGGTGGATGGCCCTGCCTGCCCAGTGCGGGCGGTCGCGGAATATTTATTGGTTCGGGTGTCGAGTGTTCAATTTTTTACGCATTCTGATGGTTTGCCTTTATCCCGCTACCAATTCCAGACAATTTTTAAGCGATGTTTGCAGTGGGCTGGGGCCCCCCCTTCCGAATTTGGAACGCATTCCTTTCGGATTGGGGCGGCTACTGAGGCGTCGCGGGCTGGCTTGTCCGTGTCCGATATTCAGCGCATTGGGCAGTGGCGCTCTGCGTGTTATGCTGGTTATGTACGTCCAGAATTGCTGCTCTAA